The following nucleotide sequence is from Triticum dicoccoides isolate Atlit2015 ecotype Zavitan chromosome 7B, WEW_v2.0, whole genome shotgun sequence.
ACACCGACGCGCCTCCaccgctccagcgccccgccaccgacgcgccgccatgccgccgcgccgtcgaggagcgtccggctaccgcggcgtccgcctgcGCCCCAACGGCGTCTACACCGTGGAGAtacgctccggcgaactccggctcggcctcggcacgtACGGGACAGCGCGCCAGGCCGCCCGCGCGTATgatgcggcggcgtggcgcctaggccGGCCGCGCGGCCAGATGAACTTTCAAGATGTGTACACGCTCCAGCAAGCTCTCAACCTCGCCCCTCTGCCTCGTCTGAACACAgcggaagaccgtgcggagcacgccgagcggcaacgccgcctcctcgtcgcccaggaggacgagcgggtcatggcggagtggcgccagcgccacccggaggacgtcgcctacgagcaggcctactgggcaaggcgccgcgaggAGGACACGCAAAGGTGCCGCGAAAAGCGGTTGGAAAGGCGTCAGCGGAAGGCGTTGGCGAATGCGCAGTCCGACATCGTTGCAGCAGGTGGGCAGTCGTTCTTCACGTCGGACGATAATCGGTGGCTGGACATCTGGCTAGACACCTCGGACGACACCGCCGAGGATGatagcgatggtgatgatgatagcaACTTAGAGTAGTTTCTATCTAGTTGCGCCGTAGTTTATCTATGCTTTCGAACTATCTATCTAGTTGCAccgatgtaaaatacctttgtatcgGGTTTTATTTATGCATTCTATCTAGTTTTTATTTTATCTATGCgtttaaaaattaaaaaaaatattttGTGCGCGCTGCATTTTtacgcgctgctggagcggcgcgcgcgcgcttCATTTTAACGCGGCTGCTGGAGCGGGCGCAGCGCGCCGCGCCAAACTAGGCGCAGCACGCGCGCTAAAAAATTTTTTGCGCGCGGTgctatagcgcggctgttggagatgctttaACAAACTGGCCGGGTTGGTGCGGCGAGCCATCCGTCCGGCTCCACCAACCAGCTTTGGCATGTGAGCGAGCGAGCCAGCCAGCGTCCCGCACCCAACCTCGTACCCGGGTTGGGTTGGGGGCGGGCCGGTGAGCGGCTCGTCGAACCGGCCCGGGCGTATGCGTCGACGGACAGGTGCTCTCGACCGACGCGACGCTTTCCCCTGTGCCCCGTCATCGCAGAGGACGAAAGGGAACGTTCTCTAGCCTGGCGCACTACCCCAGGCAATTCCGTCCCTTCATTGGGTCCGCATCATTGAACCAACGCCGGGCTTTTGACGGGTCACCCGCGATTAATGAGCGCTCGTCCTATACGTCTTCCGCTGCACCTTCGATCGGCAAGAGTTTTGGTCCGTTCTTGCGGACAGAATTGATAAAGCTAGCTATTCTGCTCAAGAATAGTACTAGCGCTGACATCGCGCATCACTGAACAAACAAAATATGAATATGAAATGCGCTCCACGCAAGTGAAGAGTGAATTAAATGTGTTCATGCCTGAGAGCTGCATCGTGGAGTGGAGTGGAGCGGAGCGGATTAATTAATCAATTGGAACTCCCGATGGAGGGCATCTCGAGATCTCCAAACACTGAGTAGCTGGACAACAAGGAGTAGTATACTGGCAGAAAGTAATTCCGCTAGTAGTGATAGATTAATGGAACTACTTGACGGACGATTTTTTGTTGAACGACGCATGCACGATAGCTGATCCAAGCGCCTACGGCTGCTCAGACTTGCCAGTGGATGGTTTGTGATGCAGTGTCGTGCACATCTCGGCTAGCAAGCGTCGTGTGTGTAGCACTGCTCTAGATTAATCTCGAGTCAAACCCAAGTAATCTTGTTTAACCTGCCACCACCCAGGCACCCACCCTGATTGATTGGTTACCAACACAGAGCAACAAATTGTAATTGCAAACTGAAATGAGGAACCAAAAGTAGAAATGTGCAATTCAGAAGAAGTGAAATTGGTCCCTGGCAAGCTGTAACAACATTCGAAGATGATGGTTTCGAGCTGAACATGTTGCTATCTCCTTTTTCTCGGGTTTTACAGAAAATGGGCAGAGGCCAGAGGGATCTATCTATGTCTGGATCCTAACTCAGCTGCAGTAGCTCCTTTTCCcggcgaggtggccggcggcgggCTGAGAGGGTGTCAGATGGGGAGGCCGGCGGCGTGGTCTCAGAAGATGTCGAGGACGTCGAGGATGGCGGCGTTGCAGAGCGGGCAGCGGCCGCGGCCGGCGAGGAGCTCGCGGGCGCAGGCGCGGCAGAAGGTATGGCCGCACGGGATGAAGGCCACGCCCTTGGCCCGCGCCATGCACACGCAGCAGCAGCCGGCGCCTCGCCCCGGCTCCGGCAGCTCCGCGTCGTCCTCCGGCACCAGCGCCTCCTGCGACGACGGCTCCGACGCCGggtcctgctcctgctcctgctgcaccgtcgcgCCGGCGCTCCACTGCCTCTCCGTCTGCTCCAGCAGCGCCATGAGGGACACCCTCtccccctgctcctcctcctcctcctcccgatccGTCGGCGGCTGAGGCGGCGACGCCTCCGGAGGCGTCACCGGCGCGGCCACGGGTCTAGTCAACGCGGGGCCCGGGGCGGGGGTGGTCTGCGGGGCCGGCAGGGACACCGCGCGGCGGACGAACGGGTCGCCGGCAGCGACCGCGGCGTGCGAGGCGGGAGGGGCCGGCTGGTCGTCGCGGATGATGTCGAGCAGCGTTCGCGCCGCGGCGGCCgcgacggcggcgctggaggagggcGGCGAGGGGGAGGCCCGGCGGTCGGCCTGCATGGCGGAGGCGAGGGTgaccgcggcggcgcggcggccgtcgTCCTCGTCGCGCAGCTTGAGCAGGTCGCGGAGGTTGCAGGAGCCCGGCTgccccggcggcgcggcggcgggcgggccCACGGCGGCCAGCTGGTCCGCCAGCGTGACGCTGCGCCGCAGCACCCTCCCCTCCATCTCGGCGGGCGGGGTGTCTGGACAAAGGCAGTCGCCCGAggtggaagaagaggacaaggggaggAAAGGAAAGAGAAGGGAAGCGCCTATAATTCTTCGGTCTAGCCAGCAGCGGCAGGGCGTCGGGTTAATGAAGGAAGGGCGTGGCGCGCGTGAGAGCGTGTATCGTAGTATCGGCGAAGGGAGCGGGGTCTGTGGATCTTGACGATTTCGGGGCGGAATCGCGGGGGGTTTCGGCTCGCGCCCTGTTGCGCACCGGCACCGCGTCCCCGGTTTAGTTTGGAAGGGAGTAAATAAAggcggggggagggaggggggagtGGACTCGACGTATGATGACTGCAGTGCAGTGCAGTGCAGCAGCGGGGCGCGAGGCGAGGCGAGGGATCTGGCAAGGGGGCTGGCATCTGTCGGAGCACGCTTGCGCGCCGTGCCGTGCCGTGCCGAGAAGGCGAGATCCATGGATGCTGCTGGGGATTTTGACGAGAATAGGTTCGATTTGAGCGATCTGGTCCAGTTTCTCAGTAATCTGGCTTCAATCGCTAGCTATTCTGACGTCGCCATCTGTGCGGTACGCCGGTGCGCCGACCGACTTGCGATGTTTCTCACTATAGTCACGACTCGCCAGTTTGTTTCGATCGGGTGGAGAAACAAAGGACGGTCAAAAGGGTTAAAAAGCACATTTTCCTTTTCTACCCATTGGAAGCTCCACCATATATAGCGACACTGTCGCTGGCGCTGCGGGGTGAGGAAAGTTCCAAGTCGCCATCTATCCCAGCCAACACATGCAACCTTCGCTTGCATTCCAATCTCCCTCTCTACCATCGGTGGCAGACTGGCAGTAGCATCTGCGGCCCAGAAGCAACCAAAGCAGCCCACACTCTCTACCGGAGCCACCAGCACAAACAAAGCTGCTCAACACTGCGCATTTCAACACCTAAACACCGACAGGAACCAACTGTTGAGTACCTCAGcgggttttttatttatttttaaacaaAATCAGCTTCAGCCTACCAGTTCAGTAAAAGGCAGCAAGTTCTCAGAGCATGCTCCCGGTACAGAAAAAACAAGTTCAGAACCCTACATACTTATTTTCAGAGGTGAATTTAATTGCAGAATGCAAAAAATATCCAGTGTCTTCCTACGTGTATTCAATCTCGTTTCTAACAAAAAATATTCACTGTCGAACCTATCCCATGTCGTTCCGACAAGAATTACTATACTTTCATGGACAGAGAAAAATGGTTCTCTCCAGCTGACCACGCTACAAGTTGCAACCAATGCAAAATCCTGCAACTGCAATGACCCAGCCCGCCAAAATCAACAAAATTGGACTGGACGACAGACTATATAGACTATGTAAGTAGGACGGTACACCAGGCCATCAAAACACCTTCTGCTTCTTTTGTCAGTGCCCTTCTGATTGCTTAGTTGGGTACAATGCCGGACATGCATCAGTCCTCCATCCTCTCGTAGAAAAGCATGTACGCCTCGCGGCCGAGAACTTTTTCTAGGGAGACTTCCTTGATGTCGAGATCGCTTGCACGAACCCACGAGGAAGAACCACTGCTCTGATGGTTGTGACCTGCCCCCCGCACATAAGCAATGTAGTGCCCTCCATTTATTTGATGCCCTTCGTGCTCAATGACACCAACTAGACGGTAGCTGCAGTTATCTTTGTCCTCAGACCTGAAGGCAAGAGCAAAATCAAAATAGTTAACTCATATGTAAGGATTTTAGTTAGCAAGAAACTGATGATTAGCTCGAGTACCAACAATGGCCTGTCTTTCTTGAAAACAACAAAATGCATACTCTATCATATATAAAAAAGACAACACTTAAGTGACTCATTCAAATACCAAGAAATTAAGGCCGTTGAAAGAGGTATACCCATCTAACGTTGAAAATACTAATCCAGAATTATAATAAGTTCGACAAAAATAAAAGTTGGTCAAGGTTAGGCATAACCACCAAAAAGACCAGAAAATGTCACCATAATAACGTTTCATGATATGATAAGTTTAGAACATGACCATAACTTTGCCAGTGATACACTGCTATGTTGAACAGAGTTTGTGGCAGACAGCCAGTATAGCTGATACATATTCAAATATAATGATATAATTATACAAAAAACTAGTTTCAATCAATGTACATGGTTCTGGTCCAAATGAGTCTGAGTGAACACTAAAATTCAGTTCACACTCAAATCGCAATTAAATGCATGGTACATGGTCCAAACTAGTTTCACTCAAATTGTTACCATATTTCCTTTTTACTATGCAACGAAAATAGGATAGCTTTtcgcaaatactccctctgtaaactaatgtaagatcttttagatcactacTTAGAGTAACAAATAAATAAATAGGAGAGGGAGTAACAAATAAATAAATAGGACAGCTGTTACCCGTTTGGAATTTAAAAGAGTTGGAGTCCACAAGAACTGAAATAAATGTGATTGCAAGACTACATGGTTAAATGGGCAAGTTGTTTTCAAAGGCACAAATTAACACTGTATGCATTGGAAATGCAGTTTAGACTGATGCAGCTTCAGGGTATGTCCGGATTGTGACCAAAGTCTACCCGATTAATTTTCTGGCCATGAAAAAAAAAACGGACTTGTTTGGACGGTTGCCAATCTTTTTGGAATGCCCACGCTTTTTTGCCAACTCTAGTTTATTTTTCTAGTCAATGTTGGCCAACTCATGGGCAagcaaaacctcaaccaaaattttggctggtCAACCTTTTAGTAGGGCAACCTTGGGCATAAACCAAACATGCCCTTAGATTGTCTTGCTGATTTGATAACAAATCTTTCCCTGGTAACTATAAGACTGGTTTTGTTTGCTCACATTTCTTTAATCTAAATCATGTTACTCTTCCACTGAGAAACAAGAGTGAAGATATCCTAACCTAACTCTGCTAAGGAAAATCAAGATGATCATGCCAGGAAATTACCACTATGTGtgccaatcattcatttgcacaatCTTAAGAGCCTGCTTATTTCAGATATCTACTGATCAAGATTTAAAAAAAAAACTAATGTGCACATAGTACACAATATTCCATACACAACGAGAACATCATGAAAGATGTACTGTCTGAATGATCCTTTGATCTACAATGCCAGCGTCTTTTAaatctcttattttttttctttcaaagaGAAGGCATTCTATGGCAAGTAGGAAGAAACTATGAAACAAAGTAGTTATTTGCTTACTTAAAGATTAGAAACTTATCAGAATTGACATAGAAGAAAGGTATTACATATGGCTGTGTAGAAGTGTGAGAAGTCGGTACCTGGGGTCCATGAATGGTCCAAGATGAAGAATCTCCTTAAAGCTCACATGCCCTCTCAGTTTAGAAAGATCATTGCTGTATCTCTTGAATGGAATGATTAATACAGCTGGTAGCTTGTTAATCAACTGTGTTTGAATTGCACAACTGTTGCCATCTTTCTGCTCACTTTGGTTTTCCTCCATTTGTtgggcaatatgatcatccagCATTGCCTGCTTCGCACAACCCTGATTTTGAGTGCTGGTATCCGGACTATCCTGGGCACTGAGCAGGTCAGTCTGTTTATCAGCTGGAAGCCCAGCTTCTTGTACACCTTGATCAATTTCAGCTTTTTCACTGGCTGTGCTGCAAGAGGCGGAGTCCTTTTCACCACAGCTCGCCCCTGAAGTGATTTCTTCAGTAGTTATGTTTTCAGAGAGTATAACTTGATGATGTACATCTGAACGATATGGTTGCCTACTTGGAGATTCTACGGACAAGCTATTACAGTCACTAGATCGCTCACTTGGGCATGTTTTCCTGTCTGACAGCTCAGTCTGATCTCTATCAACTGTCGTATTTATATTGGTGCTTGCCATGATCTGTTCAGCAACCTTGGAACAGTTCTCACAACGTTCCAACACTCGACGCGCAAACAGTTCCAGGCAGTCCTCAATCGACACAAGAGAGTTCATATGTCCGGCCTCATCATGAACAATATCACTGCTCTGAGCTTCCTCCTTTTCTTTGGTAGTAACTTTTACTGAGTAAGTCGTCTCCTTATCTTCTGGATTGCGAGAATCtattgttgcttcctccattccttcAGTGTCATCAAATAAGTCAGGAATGAAATCCAAAATTTCTATTGGCACCTCATTGATCTCTTGTGGGACATCATTCTTCTGAGTCTGCATATGACCGTGTACAACATCCTTCACTTCGCTAGAATCTGCAGATTCAACATACAGGGCTTAATATTAGCAAGACCATGCAACCAGAAGCCCTCACTCATCCTTTGCATAGAATCTTTATTGTCCACACTTTAAGCTGTTTATCTTTTTCGACAGTATCCAAACATGCTTAAGTTAACCAACCATTTGGAGTAACACCAATTGGATGATGGTAAGGACTAAAGACCCTGGGCTTCCCATGGCAGTTTGAATTACTACACTACGGTGAACACCTTTGCCATGTTAAGACTGCTGAAACATCCTGTCGGATTTTATGTAGCCACCCCAAAGGTTATCCTGCTATTTCTTCTATCCATGTGTAAAACGTCCATAACAATTACCATCATAACAATTGTGCACACTTTAAGCTGTTTATTTTTTTCCGACAGTATCCAAACACACTTAAGTTGACCAACCATTTGGAGTAACACCTACTGTATGATGGTAAGGACTCAAGACCCTGGTCTTCCCATGGCAGTTTGAACTACTACACTACGGTGAACACCTTTGCCATGTTAAAACTGCTGAAACATCCTGTCAGATATTATGTAGTCACCCAAAAAGATTTTCCTGCTATTTCTTTTATCCATGTGTAAAGTCCATGACAGTTTTCTCTGGTTAGCTAGTAATGAAGCTCCATTCCAACAAGTACCATTTGCTTGTTTTCAGAGACATAGCAAATAATGCTAGTAGATCACACAATTCCGCATGTTCCTGCATTCTTTCCTCAAAAGTTGTATGATCTCAGACGCTCAACATTGCCTTTTAAGTTGACTACAGGAGCGCATAGACTTACCAACTTGCAAAGGCTTGGGGGTTTTC
It contains:
- the LOC119335640 gene encoding predicted GPI-anchored protein 58 is translated as MEGRVLRRSVTLADQLAAVGPPAAAPPGQPGSCNLRDLLKLRDEDDGRRAAAVTLASAMQADRRASPSPPSSSAAVAAAAARTLLDIIRDDQPAPPASHAAVAAGDPFVRRAVSLPAPQTTPAPGPALTRPVAAPVTPPEASPPQPPTDREEEEEEQGERVSLMALLEQTERQWSAGATVQQEQEQDPASEPSSQEALVPEDDAELPEPGRGAGCCCVCMARAKGVAFIPCGHTFCRACARELLAGRGRCPLCNAAILDVLDIF